In Hyphomicrobiales bacterium, a single window of DNA contains:
- a CDS encoding VOC family protein, producing MTMPQRHWWHELNTWEPEAALAFYGRTLGWEFEPTSLPDGSGYWIARKDGKPVGGVFELTAPDYEGIPSHWMTYLSVDDINKAEEDTSNSGGEVMRPPVAVPGVGKLAVVTDATGAMIGLIEPDSAHALSVVH from the coding sequence ATGACCATGCCGCAACGCCACTGGTGGCACGAACTCAACACCTGGGAGCCGGAAGCCGCGCTGGCCTTCTATGGCCGCACCCTCGGTTGGGAGTTCGAGCCCACAAGCCTGCCCGATGGATCCGGCTATTGGATTGCCCGCAAGGACGGGAAGCCCGTAGGCGGCGTTTTCGAACTGACCGCGCCGGATTATGAAGGCATCCCCTCTCACTGGATGACCTATCTCTCCGTCGACGACATCAACAAGGCGGAGGAAGACACCTCAAACTCCGGCGGCGAAGTGATGCGCCCACCCGTGGCCGTGCCCGGTGTGGGCAAACTCGCGGTCGTGACCGATGCGACGGGCGCCATGATCGGCCTCATCGAGCCAGACAGCGCGCATGCGCTGAGCGTGGTGCACTAG
- the rpoC gene encoding DNA-directed RNA polymerase subunit beta': MNQEVMNVFNPAVPVQVFDQIRISIASPEKILSWSFGEIKKPETINYRTFKPERDGLFCARIFGPVKDYECLCGKYKRMKYKGIICEKCGVEVTLSKVRRERMGHIELAAPVAHIWFLKSVPSRIATLLDMTLKDVERILYFENYIVVEPGLTPLKQHMLLSENEYLKAQEDYGEDSFTAAIGAEAVRDMLMSINLEQLKEQLREDLRVATGDLKPKKIAKRLKLVEHFMESGNRPEWMILTVVPVIPPELRPLVPLDGGRFATSDLNDLYRRVINRNNRLKRLMELKAPDIIVRNEKRMLQEAVDALFDNGRRGRVITGANKRPLKSLSDMLKGKQGRFRQNLLGKRVDYSGRSVIVVGPEMKLHQCGLPKKMALELFKPFIYSRLEAKGLSTTVKQAKKLVEKEKPEVWDILDEVIREHPILLNRAPTLHRLGIQAFEPVLIEGKAIQLHPLVCTAFNADFDGDQMAVHVPLSLEAQLEARVLMMATNNVLHPANGQPIIVPSQDIVLGLYYLSIMHNNEPGEGKTFASLSEVEHALANGVVTLHAKIKARVKDTAADGKVRNRIVETTPGRLRIGELLPLAQNITYDLCNKLMTKREISRMIDSVYRHCGQKEAVIFADRIMALGFFNAYKAGISFGKDDMVIPKKKEQLVAQTREAAKEFEQQYIDGLITQGEKYNKVVDAWAKCTDSVAEAMMAEISSVKVDEVTKREKQINSIYMMSHSGARGSPAQMKQLAGMRGLMAKPSGEIIETPIISNFKEGLSVLEYFNSTHGARKGLADTALKTANSGYLTRRLVDVAQDAIISEEDCGSQHYITTRPIIDAGEVIVSLGTRILGRTAAQDVTDPTTGDVLVENGNEIMEPDVEKIEKAGIPEVRIRSVLTCETKFGVCAKCYGRDLARGTPVNMGEAVGVIAAQSIGEPGTQLTMRTFHIGGAAQVLDDSYVEANVDGTIEIKNRAVAKDTSGKLVVMGRNVALVIKDAKGNERATHKVGYGSRLFVDQGDAVKRGMRIAEWDAYTRPALTEVDGIVAFEDVVDGVSVNEVVDEATGITNRVIIDWRSNQRGSSLKPAIVIKDEKGEVKKLSRGGDARYLLSVDAVLSVDPGSKVGAGDVLARNPLESAKTRDITGGLPRVAELFEARRPKDAAVIAEISGKIEFGRDYKNKRRIKIVPQEEGRDAVEYLIPKGKHLPVQEGDFIEKGEYIMDGNPAPHDILAIKGVEELASYLVNEIQEVYRLQGVSINDKHIEVIVRQMLQKVEITDAGESTLLVGEQVDREELDRENVKLEAEGLRPASGQPVLLGITKASLQTRSFISAASFQETTRVLTDAAVQGKIDTLDGLKENVIVGRLIPAGTGGMLSRLRQVADKRDKLILEEQTKTQLPPAAAE; encoded by the coding sequence ATGAACCAAGAGGTCATGAACGTCTTCAACCCTGCAGTCCCGGTTCAGGTCTTCGACCAGATCCGCATTTCGATCGCCAGCCCGGAGAAGATCCTCTCCTGGTCCTTCGGCGAGATCAAGAAGCCCGAGACCATCAACTACCGCACCTTCAAGCCGGAGCGGGATGGCCTTTTCTGCGCGCGCATCTTCGGCCCCGTGAAGGACTACGAGTGCCTGTGCGGCAAGTACAAGCGCATGAAGTACAAGGGCATCATCTGCGAAAAGTGCGGCGTGGAAGTCACTCTTTCGAAGGTCCGGCGCGAGCGCATGGGCCACATCGAGCTTGCGGCCCCCGTTGCCCACATCTGGTTCCTGAAGTCCGTGCCGAGCCGCATCGCGACGCTGCTCGACATGACGCTGAAGGATGTGGAACGCATCCTCTACTTCGAGAACTACATTGTCGTTGAGCCGGGCCTGACGCCACTCAAGCAGCACATGCTGCTGAGCGAGAACGAATACCTCAAGGCCCAGGAAGACTACGGCGAGGACAGCTTCACCGCTGCCATCGGCGCCGAAGCCGTGCGCGACATGCTGATGTCGATCAACCTCGAACAGCTGAAGGAACAGCTGCGCGAAGACCTGCGCGTTGCCACCGGCGACCTGAAGCCCAAGAAGATCGCCAAGCGCCTGAAGCTCGTCGAGCACTTCATGGAATCGGGAAATCGTCCGGAATGGATGATCCTCACCGTTGTTCCGGTGATCCCGCCGGAACTGCGTCCGCTCGTGCCGCTCGATGGTGGCCGTTTCGCCACCTCCGACCTGAACGACCTCTATCGCCGCGTCATCAACCGCAACAACCGCCTGAAGCGCCTGATGGAGCTGAAGGCGCCTGACATCATCGTGCGCAACGAAAAGCGCATGCTGCAGGAAGCTGTTGACGCACTCTTCGACAACGGCCGCCGTGGCCGCGTCATCACCGGCGCCAACAAGCGTCCGCTGAAGTCGCTGTCCGACATGCTCAAGGGCAAGCAGGGCCGTTTCCGCCAGAACCTGCTCGGCAAGCGCGTCGACTACTCCGGCCGCTCGGTGATCGTCGTTGGTCCCGAGATGAAGCTGCACCAGTGCGGCCTGCCGAAGAAGATGGCGCTCGAACTGTTCAAGCCGTTCATCTATTCGCGCCTCGAAGCCAAGGGTCTCTCCACCACGGTGAAGCAGGCCAAGAAGCTCGTGGAAAAGGAAAAGCCGGAAGTCTGGGATATCCTCGACGAGGTCATCCGCGAACATCCGATCCTCCTCAACCGCGCGCCGACGCTTCACCGCCTCGGCATCCAGGCCTTCGAGCCCGTGCTGATCGAAGGCAAGGCCATCCAGCTGCATCCGCTCGTCTGCACCGCCTTCAATGCCGACTTCGACGGCGACCAGATGGCCGTGCACGTGCCGCTGTCGCTGGAAGCCCAGCTGGAAGCCCGCGTGCTGATGATGGCGACCAACAACGTTCTCCACCCGGCGAACGGCCAGCCCATCATCGTGCCGTCGCAGGACATCGTGCTCGGCCTCTACTATCTGTCGATCATGCACAACAACGAGCCGGGCGAGGGCAAGACCTTCGCATCGCTCTCGGAAGTCGAGCATGCTCTCGCCAATGGCGTCGTGACACTGCATGCCAAGATCAAGGCACGCGTGAAGGACACCGCGGCGGACGGCAAGGTGCGCAACCGCATCGTGGAAACGACGCCGGGCCGTCTGCGCATTGGCGAACTCCTGCCGCTGGCGCAGAACATCACCTATGATCTCTGCAACAAGCTCATGACCAAGCGCGAAATCTCGCGCATGATCGACTCGGTCTACCGTCATTGCGGCCAGAAGGAAGCGGTGATCTTCGCCGACCGCATCATGGCGCTCGGCTTCTTCAACGCCTACAAGGCGGGCATCTCCTTCGGCAAGGATGACATGGTCATCCCCAAGAAGAAGGAACAGCTCGTCGCGCAGACGCGTGAAGCCGCCAAGGAGTTCGAGCAGCAGTACATCGACGGCCTCATCACCCAGGGTGAAAAGTACAACAAGGTCGTTGACGCCTGGGCCAAGTGCACCGACAGCGTCGCCGAAGCCATGATGGCCGAGATTTCCTCGGTCAAGGTGGACGAGGTGACCAAGCGCGAGAAGCAGATCAACTCGATCTACATGATGAGCCACTCTGGTGCGCGCGGTTCGCCTGCCCAGATGAAGCAGCTTGCCGGCATGCGCGGCCTCATGGCCAAGCCGTCGGGCGAGATCATCGAAACGCCGATCATCTCCAACTTCAAGGAAGGCCTCTCGGTGCTCGAGTACTTCAACTCGACGCACGGCGCCCGCAAGGGTCTCGCCGACACCGCCCTCAAGACGGCAAACTCGGGTTATCTCACCCGCCGTCTCGTGGACGTGGCGCAGGATGCCATCATCTCGGAAGAGGATTGCGGCTCGCAGCATTACATCACCACGCGTCCGATCATCGACGCCGGTGAAGTGATCGTCTCGCTCGGTACCCGCATTCTGGGCCGCACCGCGGCGCAGGACGTGACCGACCCGACGACTGGTGACGTTCTCGTCGAGAACGGCAACGAGATCATGGAACCCGATGTCGAGAAGATCGAGAAGGCCGGCATTCCGGAAGTCCGCATCCGCTCGGTGCTGACCTGCGAAACCAAGTTCGGCGTCTGCGCCAAGTGCTATGGCCGCGATCTCGCGCGCGGCACGCCCGTGAACATGGGCGAAGCCGTGGGCGTCATCGCCGCCCAGTCCATCGGCGAGCCGGGCACGCAGCTCACCATGCGTACCTTCCACATCGGTGGTGCAGCCCAGGTGCTTGACGATTCCTACGTCGAGGCCAACGTGGACGGCACGATCGAGATCAAGAACCGCGCCGTGGCCAAGGATACGAGCGGCAAGCTCGTCGTCATGGGCCGCAACGTGGCTCTGGTCATCAAGGACGCCAAGGGCAACGAACGCGCCACCCACAAGGTCGGCTACGGTTCGCGCCTCTTCGTCGACCAGGGTGACGCGGTGAAGCGCGGCATGCGCATCGCCGAGTGGGACGCCTACACGCGCCCCGCGCTCACGGAAGTGGACGGCATCGTGGCCTTCGAGGACGTGGTGGACGGCGTGTCGGTGAACGAAGTGGTTGACGAAGCCACCGGCATCACCAACCGCGTCATCATCGACTGGCGCTCCAACCAGCGTGGTTCCTCGCTGAAGCCTGCCATCGTCATCAAGGACGAGAAGGGCGAAGTGAAGAAGCTGTCACGTGGTGGCGATGCCCGTTACCTGCTGTCGGTGGATGCCGTTCTCTCGGTTGATCCGGGCTCGAAGGTGGGTGCCGGCGACGTGCTGGCCCGTAACCCGCTGGAAAGCGCCAAGACGCGTGACATCACCGGTGGTCTGCCGCGCGTGGCCGAACTGTTCGAAGCCCGCCGTCCGAAGGACGCCGCCGTCATCGCCGAAATCTCGGGCAAGATCGAGTTCGGCCGCGACTACAAGAACAAGCGCCGCATCAAGATCGTGCCGCAGGAGGAGGGACGCGACGCTGTCGAGTACCTCATTCCGAAGGGCAAGCATCTGCCGGTGCAGGAAGGCGACTTCATCGAGAAGGGCGAGTACATCATGGACGGCAATCCCGCGCCGCATGACATCCTCGCCATCAAGGGCGTCGAGGAGCTGGCCTCCTACCTCGTCAATGAAATCCAGGAAGTCTACCGTCTGCAGGGCGTGAGCATCAACGACAAGCACATCGAGGTGATCGTTCGCCAGATGCTGCAGAAGGTCGAGATCACCGACGCCGGCGAGTCGACCCTTCTGGTCGGCGAGCAGGTCGACCGCGAGGAACTGGACCGCGAGAACGTCAAGCTGGAAGCCGAGGGCCTTCGCCCTGCAAGCGGCCAGCCGGTTCTCCTCGGCATCACCAAGGCCTCGTTGCAGACGCGCTCCTTCATCTCGGCTGCCTCGTTCCAGGAAACGACCCGTGTTCTCACCGATGCTGCGGTGCAGGGCAAGATCGATACCCTGGACGGCCTCAAGGAAAACGTCATCGTGGGCCGCCTCATTCCGGCGGGCACCGGTGGCATGCTCTCGCGCCTCCGCCAGGTGGCGGACAAGCGCGACAAGCTCATCCTCGAAGAGCAGACCAAGACACAGCTGCCGCCGGCCGCTGCGGAATAA
- a CDS encoding phosphatase PAP2 family protein: MEQVKQWVDMPSMSQKVAAFCLLYSAMAFILFPNTFLEVLGAYPILRFYFLLPVLLLLGLVGAAMYHAPAHPLSFLRWKLRTRGTGALAIMAVLVISASAFTTLKHEYSFIVPFHADEVLADMDAAIHFTDPWRITRAIFPESLDSILFALYSQLWFVEIAGVLVYAAFISDKDSRDRYFVSFALSVILLSSLVRIAGSSAGPVFYDRMMGGDRFADLIAALKASPAGPKTLGLTDYLYSAYTSQHTVLGTGISAMPSLHVALAFLNALFLASRHRIAGRIAWAYAGIILFGSVYFGWHYALDGYISILSVLMIWTIAESDAEDSEEEEQQAPV; the protein is encoded by the coding sequence ATGGAACAGGTCAAGCAATGGGTGGACATGCCGAGCATGTCGCAGAAGGTCGCGGCTTTCTGCCTGCTCTACAGTGCCATGGCCTTCATCCTGTTTCCCAACACCTTCCTGGAGGTGCTGGGTGCCTATCCGATCCTGCGCTTCTATTTCCTCCTGCCGGTGCTGCTGCTGCTGGGGCTCGTGGGGGCGGCCATGTACCACGCCCCTGCACATCCGCTCTCGTTCCTGCGCTGGAAGCTCCGCACACGCGGTACGGGTGCCTTGGCGATCATGGCCGTGCTGGTGATCTCCGCCAGCGCCTTTACCACCCTGAAGCACGAATACTCCTTCATCGTTCCTTTCCATGCCGACGAGGTGCTGGCCGACATGGATGCGGCAATCCATTTCACCGACCCGTGGCGAATCACCCGGGCAATTTTCCCGGAGTCGCTCGATTCCATTCTTTTCGCTCTCTATTCGCAGCTCTGGTTCGTGGAGATTGCCGGCGTTCTGGTCTATGCGGCCTTCATTTCCGACAAGGACAGCCGTGACCGCTATTTCGTCTCCTTCGCTCTCAGCGTCATCCTGCTCAGTTCGCTGGTGCGGATCGCGGGCTCCTCGGCCGGGCCGGTATTCTACGACCGAATGATGGGCGGCGACCGTTTCGCCGACCTGATCGCGGCCTTGAAGGCCAGTCCTGCCGGGCCCAAGACGTTGGGGCTCACGGACTATCTCTATTCCGCTTACACCTCGCAGCACACGGTGCTGGGCACCGGCATTTCAGCCATGCCAAGCCTGCACGTGGCGCTCGCCTTCCTCAACGCCCTGTTCCTCGCCAGCCGCCACCGCATCGCCGGGCGTATCGCCTGGGCTTATGCCGGCATCATCCTGTTCGGGTCCGTTTACTTCGGCTGGCACTATGCGCTGGATGGCTACATCTCGATCCTCAGTGTGCTGATGATCTGGACCATCGCCGAAAGCGATGCCGAGGATTCGGAAGAAGAAGAACAGCAGGCGCCGGTCTAG
- the tuf gene encoding elongation factor Tu: protein MAKEKFNRDKPHCNIGTIGHVDHGKTSLTAAITKILAETGGATFTAYDQIDKAPEERARGITINTAHVEYQTKARHYAHVDCPGHADYVKNMITGAAQMDGAILVVSAADGPMPQTREHILLARQVGVPALVVFMNKVDMVDDPELLDLVEMEVRELLSSYQFPGDTIPIIRGSALAALEGKTPEIGRDAILKLMEAVDTYIPQPERPKDQPFLMPIEDVFSISGRGTVVTGRVERGIVKVGEEVEIVGIRDTIKSTVTGVEMFRKLLDSGEAGDNIGALLRGIDREGVERGQVLCKPGSVKPHKKFKAEAYILTKEEGGRHTPFFANYRPQFYFRTTDVTGVVTLPEGTEMVMPGDNISFDVELITPIAMEEKLRFAIREGGRTVGAGVVAKITD, encoded by the coding sequence ATGGCCAAAGAGAAATTCAACCGCGACAAGCCGCATTGCAACATCGGCACGATTGGTCACGTTGACCATGGCAAGACGTCTTTGACGGCAGCGATCACGAAGATCCTTGCTGAAACGGGCGGCGCCACGTTCACGGCCTATGACCAGATCGACAAGGCGCCGGAAGAGCGCGCCCGCGGCATCACGATCAACACGGCCCACGTCGAGTATCAGACGAAGGCCCGCCACTATGCCCACGTCGATTGCCCCGGCCACGCTGACTATGTGAAGAACATGATCACGGGTGCGGCCCAGATGGATGGCGCCATCCTGGTTGTGTCGGCTGCCGACGGCCCGATGCCGCAGACCCGCGAGCACATCCTGCTCGCCCGTCAGGTTGGCGTTCCGGCGCTGGTTGTGTTCATGAACAAGGTCGACATGGTCGACGATCCGGAACTTCTGGATCTCGTGGAGATGGAAGTGCGCGAGCTTCTGTCGTCGTACCAGTTCCCGGGCGACACGATCCCGATCATCCGGGGTTCGGCGCTTGCGGCTCTGGAAGGCAAGACGCCGGAGATCGGCCGTGACGCCATCCTGAAGCTGATGGAAGCGGTTGACACCTACATTCCGCAGCCTGAGCGTCCGAAGGACCAGCCGTTCCTGATGCCGATCGAAGACGTGTTCTCGATCTCGGGCCGTGGCACGGTTGTGACCGGCCGCGTCGAGCGTGGCATCGTGAAGGTTGGCGAGGAAGTCGAGATCGTCGGCATCCGCGACACCATCAAGTCGACGGTGACGGGCGTTGAAATGTTCCGCAAGCTGCTCGACTCGGGTGAAGCTGGCGACAACATCGGCGCGCTGCTGCGCGGCATCGACCGTGAAGGCGTTGAGCGCGGCCAGGTTCTGTGCAAGCCGGGTTCCGTGAAGCCGCACAAGAAGTTCAAGGCGGAAGCCTACATCCTGACGAAGGAAGAGGGTGGCCGTCACACGCCGTTCTTTGCCAACTACCGTCCGCAGTTCTACTTCCGCACGACGGACGTGACGGGTGTCGTGACGCTGCCGGAAGGCACGGAAATGGTGATGCCTGGCGACAACATCTCGTTCGACGTCGAACTGATCACGCCGATCGCCATGGAAGAGAAGCTCCGCTTCGCCATCCGTGAAGGCGGCCGCACCGTCGGCGCCGGCGTCGTCGCCAAGATCACTGACTAA
- the fusA gene encoding elongation factor G, with protein sequence MARQYALEDYRNFGIMAHIDAGKTTTTERILYYTGKSHKIGEVHDGAATMDFMEQEQERGITITSAATTAIWAGKRMNIIDTPGHVDFTIEVERSLRVLDGAVCVLDSNQGVEPQTETVWRQGDKYSVPRIVFCNKMDKTGASFEQCIKDIKERLGAKPVPIQLPIGAEADFKGLIDLVRMVGVVWEDEALGAKFHDIEIPADLKDAAIAARAEMVEACAELDDQAMDDYLNGKELTNETIKRLIRKAVLTGAFFPVLCGSAFKNKGVQPLLDAVVDYLPSPLDRPAIKGIDPKDDSETTRKSSDTEPLSLLAFKLMDDQYGVLTFCRIYSGVLAKGTSLLNSTRGKTERVGRMVLMHANNREEIAEAHAGDIVALVGLKESRTGDTLCDPAKPVILEKMEFPDPVIEMKVEPKTKADQEKMAVALYKLAAEDPSFRVSTDSESGETIIKGMGELHLDIKVDILKRTHKVEVQVGAPQVAYREAITRKVTKDYTHKKQTGGTGQFARVILEIEPNEKGAGNAFESKIVGGTVPKEYIPGVEKGLNSVLSSGPLIGFPVVDMKVTLIDGAYHEVDSSAIAFEIATRAAMREAFDTAGAVLLEPMMKVEVTSPEEFVGSVIGDLNSRRGQIVGTSMRGNANIINALVPLANMFGYINNLRSMSQGRASYTMQFDHYAQVPGAVAEEVKKKYA encoded by the coding sequence ATGGCCCGCCAATACGCTCTCGAAGACTATCGCAACTTCGGCATCATGGCCCACATTGATGCCGGCAAGACGACGACGACCGAACGCATCCTGTATTACACGGGCAAGAGCCACAAGATTGGCGAAGTGCACGACGGCGCTGCCACCATGGATTTCATGGAGCAGGAGCAGGAGCGCGGCATCACCATCACGTCTGCTGCCACGACAGCCATCTGGGCTGGCAAGCGCATGAACATCATCGACACGCCCGGACACGTGGACTTCACGATTGAAGTCGAACGTTCGCTCCGCGTGCTCGACGGCGCTGTCTGCGTTCTCGACTCCAACCAGGGCGTTGAGCCCCAGACGGAGACCGTGTGGCGCCAGGGCGACAAGTACAGCGTTCCGCGCATTGTCTTCTGTAACAAGATGGACAAGACGGGCGCTTCCTTCGAGCAGTGCATCAAGGACATCAAGGAACGTCTCGGCGCCAAGCCGGTTCCGATCCAGCTGCCCATCGGCGCTGAAGCCGACTTCAAGGGCCTCATCGACCTCGTCCGCATGGTCGGCGTTGTCTGGGAAGACGAAGCGCTCGGCGCCAAGTTCCACGACATTGAAATTCCGGCCGACCTGAAGGACGCCGCGATTGCTGCCCGTGCCGAAATGGTCGAAGCCTGCGCCGAACTCGACGACCAGGCGATGGACGATTATCTCAACGGCAAGGAACTGACGAACGAGACCATCAAGCGGCTGATCCGCAAGGCGGTCCTCACCGGCGCCTTCTTCCCGGTTCTCTGTGGCTCGGCCTTCAAGAACAAGGGCGTGCAGCCTCTCCTCGACGCCGTCGTGGATTACCTGCCGTCGCCGCTCGACCGTCCGGCCATCAAGGGCATCGATCCCAAGGATGACTCGGAAACGACGCGCAAGTCGTCCGACACCGAACCGCTGTCTCTCCTCGCCTTCAAGCTGATGGACGACCAGTACGGCGTGCTGACCTTCTGCCGCATCTACTCGGGCGTGCTCGCCAAGGGTACTTCGCTGCTGAATTCCACCCGCGGCAAGACCGAACGTGTAGGCCGCATGGTTCTCATGCACGCCAACAACCGCGAGGAAATTGCCGAGGCACATGCCGGCGACATCGTTGCCCTCGTGGGCTTGAAGGAAAGCCGCACCGGCGACACGCTGTGCGACCCCGCCAAGCCCGTCATTCTCGAAAAGATGGAATTCCCGGATCCCGTCATCGAAATGAAGGTCGAGCCGAAGACGAAGGCCGACCAGGAAAAGATGGCGGTTGCTCTTTACAAGCTCGCTGCCGAAGATCCGTCCTTCCGCGTTTCGACCGACTCCGAGTCCGGCGAAACGATCATCAAGGGCATGGGCGAACTTCACCTCGACATCAAGGTCGACATCCTCAAGCGCACCCACAAGGTGGAAGTGCAGGTGGGTGCCCCGCAGGTCGCCTATCGTGAAGCCATCACCCGCAAGGTGACGAAGGACTACACCCACAAGAAGCAGACCGGTGGTACGGGCCAGTTCGCCCGCGTCATCCTCGAGATCGAGCCGAACGAAAAGGGCGCAGGCAATGCCTTCGAATCCAAGATCGTCGGCGGCACGGTGCCGAAGGAATACATCCCCGGCGTCGAAAAGGGCCTGAACTCGGTTCTGTCGTCTGGTCCGCTCATCGGCTTCCCGGTGGTGGACATGAAGGTGACGCTGATCGACGGTGCCTACCACGAAGTCGACTCATCCGCGATCGCCTTCGAAATCGCAACCCGCGCCGCGATGCGCGAAGCTTTCGACACGGCTGGCGCAGTGCTGCTCGAGCCGATGATGAAGGTGGAAGTGACATCGCCGGAAGAGTTCGTTGGCTCCGTGATCGGTGACCTGAACTCCCGCCGCGGCCAGATTGTCGGCACCTCGATGCGCGGCAACGCCAACATCATCAACGCGCTTGTGCCGCTCGCCAACATGTTCGGTTACATCAACAACCTGCGCTCCATGAGCCAGGGCCGCGCGTCCTACACGATGCAGTTCGACCACTATGCCCAGGTTCCGGGCGCCGTGGCCGAAGAAGTCAAAAAGAAATACGCCTAA
- a CDS encoding sulfite exporter TauE/SafE family protein, whose amino-acid sequence MQLDLWLAVALAIIFLAAVVRGFSGFGFSLLAISALSLIYPPAQIFPSIFLMEIAASLHLLPSVWRDIHWRSIVPLLAGAVIGTPAGVYLLSSVPAAPMQIALAIFVLASVALMGRGYSFRGMPGHGLSLVAGAASGIANGAFGIGGPPVILFYFATPAGTAAGRASLILFFLALDMIGLVFMQGMADLVTGETIIRAVLFLPALLAGIWLGGHAFRSVDEAKFRRIILMLLAVLALLIFTKAMTELL is encoded by the coding sequence ATGCAACTGGATCTCTGGCTGGCCGTTGCCCTCGCCATCATCTTCCTAGCCGCCGTGGTGCGGGGATTTTCAGGCTTCGGTTTTTCGCTGCTGGCGATTTCAGCGCTTTCCCTCATCTATCCGCCGGCGCAAATATTCCCGTCAATCTTCCTCATGGAGATTGCGGCGAGCCTGCACCTGCTGCCCTCGGTGTGGCGTGACATACACTGGCGGTCCATCGTGCCGCTGCTTGCGGGGGCCGTGATCGGAACGCCTGCGGGTGTTTATCTGCTCAGCTCTGTTCCTGCGGCGCCCATGCAGATTGCATTGGCAATCTTTGTACTGGCTTCCGTCGCCTTGATGGGACGGGGTTACAGTTTCCGGGGCATGCCGGGGCATGGCTTGTCGCTGGTGGCCGGCGCTGCATCGGGAATCGCCAACGGTGCCTTCGGCATCGGCGGCCCGCCGGTGATCCTGTTCTATTTCGCCACGCCCGCAGGTACAGCGGCGGGCCGCGCCTCGCTCATCCTCTTCTTCCTGGCGCTGGATATGATTGGCCTCGTCTTCATGCAGGGCATGGCGGACCTGGTGACAGGCGAGACGATCATCCGTGCCGTGCTTTTTCTCCCGGCCCTGCTCGCGGGCATCTGGCTCGGCGGTCATGCGTTCAGGAGCGTGGATGAGGCGAAATTCCGCCGCATCATCCTGATGCTGCTGGCGGTGCTGGCGTTGCTCATCTTCACCAAGGCCATGACCGAACTCCTCTGA
- the rpsL gene encoding 30S ribosomal protein S12: MPTINQLLRKARTKPTYRNKVPAMQACPQKRGVCTRVYTTTPKKPNSALRKVAKVRLTNGFEVVSYIPGEGHNLQEHSVVMIRGGRVKDLPGVRYHIIRGVLDTQGLPKRRQRRSKYGAKRPK; the protein is encoded by the coding sequence ATGCCGACGATCAACCAGTTGCTGCGCAAAGCCCGCACGAAGCCCACCTATCGCAACAAGGTGCCGGCGATGCAGGCTTGCCCCCAGAAGCGCGGTGTTTGCACCCGTGTTTACACCACGACCCCGAAGAAGCCGAACTCTGCTCTCCGCAAGGTGGCCAAGGTTCGCCTCACCAATGGTTTTGAAGTGGTGAGCTACATTCCGGGCGAAGGCCATAACCTTCAGGAACACTCCGTGGTCATGATCCGCGGCGGCCGTGTGAAGGATCTTCCCGGCGTTCGTTATCACATCATCCGCGGCGTGCTCGATACACAGGGCCTGCCGAAGCGCCGCCAGCGCCGTTCCAAATACGGCGCCAAGCGTCCGAAGTAA
- the rpsJ gene encoding 30S ribosomal protein S10 has product MQRQNIRIRLKAFDYRILDNSTREIVNTAKRTGAQVRGPVPLPTRIEKFTVNRSPHVDKKSREQFEMRTHRRLLDIVDPTPQTVDALMKLDLAAGVDVEIKL; this is encoded by the coding sequence ATGCAACGCCAGAATATCCGGATCCGTCTCAAAGCGTTCGATTATCGCATTCTCGATAACTCGACCCGCGAGATCGTGAACACCGCGAAGCGCACCGGCGCACAGGTCCGTGGACCTGTGCCGCTTCCCACGCGCATCGAGAAGTTCACTGTGAACCGTTCGCCCCACGTGGACAAGAAAAGCCGCGAGCAGTTCGAGATGCGTACGCATCGCCGCCTGCTTGATATCGTGGATCCGACGCCGCAGACCGTGGACGCGCTGATGAAGCTCGACCTCGCCGCTGGCGTTGACGTTGAAATCAAGCTCTGA
- the rpsG gene encoding 30S ribosomal protein S7 has translation MSRRHRAEKRLINPDPKFGDLIVSKFMNNLMEQGKKSVAETIVYGALEAIQNKAKADPVQMFHQALDNVAPAIEVRSRRVGGATYQVPVEVRTERRQALAIRWIITAARNRNEKTMVERLSGELLDAANNRGTAVKKREDTHKMAEANRAFSHYRW, from the coding sequence ATGTCCCGTCGCCATCGCGCAGAAAAGCGTCTGATCAACCCGGATCCGAAGTTCGGTGATCTGATCGTGTCCAAGTTCATGAACAACCTCATGGAGCAGGGCAAGAAGTCGGTCGCCGAAACCATCGTTTACGGCGCTCTCGAAGCCATCCAGAACAAGGCCAAGGCCGATCCGGTCCAGATGTTCCATCAGGCCCTCGACAACGTGGCCCCTGCGATCGAAGTGCGCTCGCGCCGCGTCGGTGGCGCCACGTATCAGGTTCCGGTCGAAGTCCGCACCGAGCGCCGCCAGGCCCTCGCTATCCGCTGGATCATCACCGCTGCCCGCAACCGCAACGAAAAGACCATGGTTGAACGTCTCTCCGGCGAATTGCTGGATGCCGCCAACAACCGCGGCACCGCTGTGAAGAAGCGCGAAGACACCCACAAGATGGCCGAAGCCAACCGCGCCTTCAGCCACTACCGCTGGTAA